One stretch of Dyella jiangningensis DNA includes these proteins:
- a CDS encoding YidB family protein yields the protein MSFLNDLLGGAQGGQAGGSSLVSIAGQLIEKAGGIQGLVSMLQQHGLGEAAQSWVGTGANQPVSGDQLGQALQNGGLGSLLQEAAGKLGVDQNQLLGQLSQVLPHAVDHLTPDGQVPAQGQGGFDLGSLASLAGKLFGGSAA from the coding sequence ATGTCATTCCTCAATGATCTGCTCGGTGGTGCCCAGGGCGGCCAGGCCGGTGGTTCGTCGCTGGTGTCGATCGCAGGCCAGCTGATTGAAAAGGCGGGCGGTATCCAGGGCCTGGTGTCCATGCTGCAGCAGCATGGGCTGGGCGAGGCGGCGCAGTCCTGGGTGGGCACGGGCGCCAACCAGCCGGTATCCGGCGACCAGTTGGGCCAGGCTTTGCAGAACGGCGGATTGGGTTCGCTGCTGCAGGAAGCGGCGGGCAAGCTGGGCGTCGACCAGAACCAGTTGCTCGGCCAGCTCTCGCAGGTGCTGCCGCATGCGGTGGACCATCTCACCCCGGACGGCCAGGTGCCGGCGCAGGGGCAGGGCGGTTTCGACCTGGGTTCGCTCGCCTCGCTGGCGGGCAAGCTGTTCGGCGGCAGCGCCGCCTGA
- a CDS encoding peptidylprolyl isomerase: MTINVTMTTNRGPIHLRLHDDKTPVTVASFVNLARRGYYDGLSFHRVIADFMVQGGCPEGSGRGGPGYRFEDEFDPSLRHDKPGVLSMANAGPRTNGSQFFITHGATPWLDGKHSVFGEVVGPEDQAVVDAIRQGDTIEKVTVEGDVDALLAAKADRVQEWNAVLDQR; encoded by the coding sequence ATGACCATCAACGTCACCATGACCACCAACCGCGGCCCCATCCATCTGCGCCTGCACGATGACAAGACCCCGGTGACGGTGGCCAGCTTCGTCAACCTGGCGCGTCGCGGCTACTACGATGGCCTGTCGTTCCATCGCGTGATCGCCGATTTCATGGTCCAGGGTGGTTGCCCGGAAGGCAGCGGCCGTGGCGGCCCGGGCTACCGCTTCGAGGACGAGTTCGATCCCTCGCTGCGTCATGACAAGCCGGGCGTGCTGTCGATGGCCAATGCCGGTCCGCGCACCAACGGCAGCCAGTTCTTCATCACCCATGGCGCCACGCCGTGGCTGGACGGCAAGCACAGCGTGTTCGGCGAAGTCGTGGGCCCGGAAGACCAGGCGGTGGTCGATGCCATCCGCCAGGGCGACACCATCGAGAAGGTCACCGTGGAAGGCGACGTGGACGCGCTGCTCGCCGCCAAGGCCGACCGGGTCCAGGAATGGAACGCGGTGCTCGACCAGCGCTGA